The following proteins are co-located in the Fluviicola sp. genome:
- a CDS encoding cob(I)yrinic acid a,c-diamide adenosyltransferase, protein MKVYTKKGDKGTTGLIGGTRLPKHHIRIESYGTVDELNSYIGLLRDLIGEESKSAVLIEIQDRLFTIGSHLAADPVKSKMTLPELFESDVTYLENQIDEMDNALPPMKFFVLPGGNVVVSQCHIARCICRRAERLVAHLSESEPVEPLISAYMNRLSDYLFVLSRKLAHELNAVETPWKPRTN, encoded by the coding sequence ATGAAAGTTTATACCAAAAAAGGCGATAAAGGAACCACGGGACTCATTGGCGGAACCCGGCTCCCCAAACATCATATCCGGATTGAAAGCTACGGTACCGTGGATGAACTGAATAGTTACATCGGTTTATTGCGCGACCTGATCGGTGAAGAATCCAAATCAGCGGTTTTGATCGAGATCCAGGACCGTTTGTTTACGATCGGTTCGCACCTGGCTGCCGACCCGGTCAAATCCAAAATGACACTTCCGGAATTATTCGAAAGTGACGTCACCTATCTGGAAAACCAGATCGACGAAATGGACAATGCATTACCTCCGATGAAATTCTTCGTGCTGCCTGGCGGCAATGTCGTGGTTTCTCAGTGTCACATAGCACGTTGCATCTGCAGAAGAGCAGAAAGGCTGGTTGCTCATTTGAGCGAATCGGAACCTGTAGAACCGCTAATCAGTGCCTATATGAACCGGCTAAGTGATTATTTATTCGTCCTTTCCCGGAAACTGGCTCACGAACTAAATGCGGTGGAAACCCCGTGGAAACCAAGAACAAACTGA
- the katG gene encoding catalase/peroxidase HPI, protein MENHSNGDASKCPFTGATNGNSSTEKIIRNNNWWPNQLRLNVLRQHDSKSNPLGSSFNYVKAFNSLDLQAVKADLHHLMTDSQEWWPADFGHYGPFFIRMAWHSAGTYRIGDGRGGAGSGQQRFAPLNSWPDNANLDKARRLLWPIKQKYGQKISWADLLILTGNVALESMGFKTFGFAGGRADVWEPDQDVYWGSEKTWLSDDGRYSGDRNLENPLAAVQMGLIYVNPEGPGGNPDPIAAAKDIRETFARMAMNDEETVALIAGGHTFGKAHGAGSPDLVGAEPEGAGIEAQGLGWANTFNTGIGADTTTGGPEVTWTQTPTKWSNHFFDNLFGNEWELTKSPAGANQWVAKNAEKTIPDAHDSSKKHLPTMLTTDLSLRFDPVYEKISRRFYENPDEFADAFARAWFKLTHRDMGPVARYLGPEVPKEELIWQDPIPKVDHKLVDEKDVEHLKEQLVNSGIPLSHYISTAWASASTFRGSDKRGGANGARIRLAPQKFWKVNNPAQLGTVLEKLEAIQKTFNDAQTDGKKISLADLIVLAGCAGIEQAAKNAGHSINVPFTPGRMDASQEQTDVDSFTAMEPFADGFRNYLKAKSLISTEELLVDKAQLLNLSAPEMTVLLAGMRVLDTNFDNSRHGVLTQKPGSLTNDFFLNLLDMNTVWKATDDHQELFEGRDRKTGAVKWTATRADLIFGSHSELRAIAEVYGSSDASEKFVTDFVAAWTKVMNADRFDL, encoded by the coding sequence ATGGAAAATCATTCAAACGGAGACGCTTCAAAATGTCCTTTTACAGGCGCAACAAACGGTAATTCTTCAACCGAAAAAATAATCAGAAATAACAACTGGTGGCCAAACCAATTACGACTGAATGTGCTGAGGCAGCATGATTCAAAGTCCAATCCCCTGGGTAGCTCTTTTAACTATGTAAAAGCATTCAATAGCCTGGATTTACAGGCAGTCAAAGCAGACCTGCACCATTTAATGACCGATTCCCAGGAATGGTGGCCCGCAGATTTCGGACATTACGGGCCGTTTTTCATTCGCATGGCGTGGCACAGTGCCGGAACTTACCGCATTGGCGACGGCCGTGGCGGTGCCGGATCCGGGCAACAGCGTTTTGCACCTTTGAACAGCTGGCCGGATAATGCGAATCTCGATAAAGCACGGCGTCTTTTATGGCCGATCAAACAAAAATACGGGCAGAAAATATCCTGGGCGGATTTATTGATCCTAACCGGGAACGTCGCATTGGAATCCATGGGCTTCAAAACTTTCGGGTTTGCCGGCGGGCGGGCAGATGTTTGGGAACCGGATCAGGATGTTTACTGGGGTTCTGAAAAGACCTGGCTCAGCGATGACGGGCGTTATTCCGGTGACCGGAACCTGGAAAATCCGCTAGCGGCCGTTCAAATGGGATTGATTTACGTAAATCCGGAAGGTCCCGGAGGAAATCCCGACCCGATTGCAGCAGCAAAAGATATCCGCGAAACGTTCGCACGCATGGCCATGAACGACGAAGAAACTGTTGCATTGATTGCAGGCGGGCATACTTTCGGAAAAGCCCACGGAGCAGGAAGCCCGGATTTGGTGGGAGCTGAACCTGAAGGAGCCGGAATCGAAGCGCAAGGTTTAGGCTGGGCCAATACGTTCAATACCGGAATAGGTGCCGATACCACAACCGGCGGACCGGAAGTAACCTGGACACAAACTCCTACCAAATGGAGCAACCATTTCTTTGATAACCTCTTCGGCAACGAATGGGAATTGACCAAAAGTCCGGCCGGTGCAAATCAGTGGGTTGCTAAGAACGCTGAGAAAACCATCCCGGACGCACACGATTCGTCCAAAAAACACCTTCCGACCATGCTCACCACCGATCTTTCCTTACGGTTTGATCCTGTTTATGAAAAAATATCACGCCGTTTTTACGAGAATCCGGATGAATTTGCAGACGCGTTTGCACGTGCATGGTTCAAGCTCACACACCGGGATATGGGACCGGTTGCGCGTTATTTAGGGCCGGAAGTCCCGAAAGAAGAATTGATTTGGCAGGATCCCATTCCGAAAGTGGATCACAAACTGGTTGATGAAAAAGACGTGGAGCACCTGAAAGAGCAACTAGTGAATTCGGGAATTCCTTTATCCCATTACATTTCAACTGCCTGGGCCTCTGCTTCTACTTTCCGAGGATCAGATAAACGCGGTGGTGCAAACGGCGCACGTATTCGGTTGGCCCCGCAGAAATTCTGGAAAGTGAACAATCCCGCTCAGCTTGGGACGGTACTGGAAAAACTGGAAGCCATTCAAAAAACATTCAACGACGCACAAACAGACGGCAAAAAGATCTCACTGGCCGATTTAATCGTGCTGGCAGGTTGTGCCGGAATTGAACAGGCAGCAAAAAACGCCGGACATTCCATTAACGTTCCCTTCACTCCCGGGCGTATGGATGCTTCACAGGAGCAAACCGATGTGGATTCCTTTACCGCAATGGAACCCTTTGCAGATGGATTCCGCAATTACCTGAAAGCCAAATCGCTCATTTCAACGGAAGAATTGCTGGTCGATAAAGCTCAGCTACTGAATTTAAGCGCTCCTGAAATGACAGTGCTTCTTGCAGGAATGCGCGTTCTCGATACGAATTTCGACAATTCCAGACACGGTGTCCTTACTCAAAAACCCGGATCACTGACTAATGATTTCTTCCTGAATCTACTGGATATGAATACCGTTTGGAAAGCAACAGACGATCACCAGGAATTGTTTGAAGGCCGCGATCGCAAAACAGGAGCCGTAAAATGGACGGCCACACGTGCCGATCTGATTTTCGGTTCTCATTCCGAATTAAGAGCCATCGCCGAAGTGTATGGAAGTTCGGATGCTTCTGAGAAATTTGTAACCGATTTCGTGGCAGCATGGACCAAGGTCATGAATGCCGACCGGTTTGATTTATAA
- a CDS encoding class I SAM-dependent methyltransferase: MGKTSRMAGTSRSVSELAKNASSKGIYGDILWKLANHYKPALMLELGTSIGTGSIHLKSGNPSGHLITVEGCDAILSRASRQFDSWNLSGITTICSSFDDFLELPAIGKYDLVFLDGNHSGKATMEYIDKLFDQTHSNTAFILDDIRWSEDMWDCWKYLSSDPRFHVSVDLGRMGILWRREEQTKEQFTIRPKIFKTKLF, encoded by the coding sequence ATGGGAAAGACTTCCCGCATGGCCGGGACAAGCCGTTCCGTTTCAGAACTTGCAAAAAACGCCAGCAGCAAAGGCATTTACGGCGACATTCTATGGAAACTGGCAAACCACTACAAACCCGCATTGATGCTGGAACTGGGAACATCCATCGGAACAGGCTCCATTCATTTAAAGTCCGGTAATCCTTCCGGGCATCTGATTACCGTTGAAGGCTGCGATGCCATTCTATCGCGTGCATCCAGGCAGTTTGACAGCTGGAACCTTTCCGGTATTACAACCATTTGCAGTTCTTTCGACGATTTCCTGGAACTTCCCGCAATCGGGAAATACGACCTGGTCTTCCTGGACGGAAATCACTCCGGGAAAGCCACCATGGAATACATCGACAAACTATTCGATCAGACACACAGCAACACCGCATTCATCCTGGATGATATCCGCTGGAGCGAAGACATGTGGGATTGCTGGAAATACCTCTCCTCCGATCCGCGTTTCCATGTTTCCGTTGATCTGGGACGCATGGGAATTCTCTGGCGCAGGGAAGAACAAACCAAAGAACAGTTCACCATCCGCCCGAAGATCTTTAAGACGAAATTATTTTAA
- a CDS encoding DUF4301 family protein: protein MLMLKTTIEIQSERLRAPQPALNLVSACKIQEGIIALSDEKIADLAQTFYQSTKKISVFIPASGSGSRMFHFLFEFLDNPNESNSGYVERFLTHIEDFAFFYQFPGSIQKALRNRSMDLDAFVSFILNNKGYGLAHLPKGLIPFHKNGPFLLCPIQEHVVQGQLLNQNACSFHFTIQPKFQEYIQRQLEFLEGMTSRKFDVDFSVQNIETNAVAFDDNYQPILNPEGDLLTRPAGHGALLENFGQLDADLIFIKNIDNIQHYNHSETAIETQRMLGGLFLEVQEEVQKLIADFSEEAWNDFNSEYQLFHESVNGLSHREKLELLKRPLRICGMVRNEGQPGGGPFWVENNGEITKQIVEKAQINPKSDQVRVMIQSSHFNPVIMVCQGKNNDGSKIDLDAFKDENAYFKVSKSHNGQSIHFVELPGLWNGSMAKWNTVFVEVPSKTFSPVKSILDLLDKAHQP, encoded by the coding sequence ATGCTTATGCTAAAAACTACAATAGAAATACAATCGGAACGCCTGCGGGCTCCGCAACCGGCATTAAACCTGGTTTCTGCCTGTAAAATACAGGAAGGGATCATTGCTTTGAGCGACGAGAAAATTGCGGATCTGGCGCAAACATTTTATCAATCGACCAAAAAGATTTCGGTCTTTATTCCGGCATCCGGTTCGGGATCACGTATGTTCCATTTCCTGTTTGAATTTCTGGATAACCCGAATGAAAGCAATAGCGGATATGTAGAGCGTTTCCTGACACATATTGAAGATTTTGCGTTTTTCTACCAGTTCCCCGGCTCTATTCAAAAAGCTTTGCGAAACAGGAGCATGGACCTGGATGCTTTCGTGTCATTTATCCTGAACAATAAAGGCTACGGGTTGGCGCATCTTCCGAAAGGGTTGATCCCGTTCCATAAAAACGGGCCTTTCTTATTGTGCCCGATCCAGGAACATGTGGTTCAGGGGCAATTGCTGAACCAAAATGCGTGTTCGTTCCATTTTACGATCCAGCCCAAATTCCAGGAGTACATTCAACGGCAGCTGGAGTTTCTCGAAGGAATGACATCCCGGAAATTCGATGTGGATTTCTCGGTACAGAATATTGAAACCAACGCGGTTGCTTTTGACGATAATTACCAGCCGATCCTGAATCCGGAAGGCGATTTGCTGACCAGGCCGGCCGGACATGGTGCTTTACTGGAAAATTTCGGCCAATTGGATGCAGATCTGATTTTCATCAAGAACATCGATAATATTCAGCATTACAACCACTCGGAAACGGCAATCGAAACACAGCGCATGCTGGGCGGTTTATTCCTGGAAGTGCAGGAAGAAGTGCAGAAACTGATCGCTGATTTTTCGGAAGAGGCATGGAATGATTTCAACAGCGAATATCAATTATTCCATGAATCGGTGAATGGTTTGTCGCACCGGGAGAAACTGGAGTTGCTGAAAAGACCGCTTCGCATTTGCGGAATGGTGCGCAATGAAGGCCAGCCGGGAGGAGGTCCGTTCTGGGTTGAGAATAACGGCGAAATCACGAAGCAAATTGTGGAAAAAGCGCAAATCAATCCTAAAAGCGACCAGGTGCGGGTGATGATCCAGTCTTCGCATTTTAACCCGGTAATCATGGTTTGCCAGGGAAAAAACAACGATGGTTCGAAAATCGACCTGGATGCATTTAAAGACGAGAATGCGTATTTCAAAGTGAGTAAATCACATAATGGGCAATCCATTCATTTTGTGGAGCTTCCGGGGCTTTGGAACGGTTCGATGGCGAAATGGAATACGGTTTTCGTAGAAGTGCCTAGCAAAACGTTCAGCCCGGTGAAATCCATTCTGGATTTATTGGATAAGGCGCATCAACCCTGA
- a CDS encoding DUF58 domain-containing protein: MLTTIQKDQLAQFGNLELLAKQVVEGFITGMHKSPFHGFSVEFAEHRLYNPGESTRHIDWKLYGRSEKMFTKKYEEETNLRCQMVVDTSSSMYYSGKNTLSKLEFSVLAAASLSELLKRQRDAVGLSLFHNKLFLHTPAKSSGAHHRFLLHEMEKQLHEYQPVDPKLTETISSLHDVAELCHKRSLIVIFTDLLDDPSRLDEFMQSIQHMKHNKHEVVLFHVMDKSTEIDFELGHNPINLIDMETGEKMKLQPAEIKEKYTTEINRYFNEVSLKCTQYHVDFYAIDIKDPIQDVLVKYLLKRQKLY, encoded by the coding sequence TTGAATTACTTGCAAAACAGGTCGTAGAAGGTTTCATTACCGGAATGCACAAAAGTCCGTTCCATGGTTTTTCCGTGGAATTCGCAGAGCACCGTTTGTACAATCCCGGAGAATCTACGCGCCACATCGACTGGAAATTGTATGGCCGGTCGGAAAAAATGTTCACCAAAAAATACGAGGAAGAAACCAACCTGCGCTGCCAAATGGTGGTCGACACTTCTTCTTCCATGTACTACAGCGGGAAAAATACGCTTTCGAAACTGGAATTTTCGGTACTTGCCGCAGCATCTTTATCCGAATTACTGAAAAGACAACGCGATGCCGTGGGACTTTCCCTGTTCCACAACAAACTGTTCCTGCATACTCCGGCAAAATCATCGGGTGCTCATCACCGTTTCCTGCTGCACGAAATGGAAAAACAGCTGCACGAATACCAGCCTGTTGACCCGAAATTAACGGAAACCATTTCCAGCCTGCACGATGTTGCGGAATTGTGTCACAAAAGAAGCCTGATTGTTATTTTCACGGATTTGCTGGACGATCCTTCACGCCTGGATGAATTCATGCAAAGCATTCAGCACATGAAGCATAATAAACACGAAGTGGTCCTTTTCCACGTGATGGACAAATCTACGGAAATCGATTTTGAACTGGGCCACAACCCGATCAACCTCATCGACATGGAAACGGGTGAAAAAATGAAACTGCAACCGGCTGAGATCAAGGAAAAATACACCACGGAAATCAATCGCTACTTCAACGAGGTGAGTTTAAAATGCACGCAATACCACGTAGATTTTTATGCAATCGACATCAAAGACCCGATCCAGGATGTATTGGTGAAGTATTTATTGAAACGACAAAAACTATATTAA